In Streptomyces sp. NBC_00433, a single genomic region encodes these proteins:
- a CDS encoding LLM class flavin-dependent oxidoreductase, whose product MTLTFHWFLPTYGDSRRVVGGGHGTPAGAAGGDRPATLGYLTQIARAAEDLGFVGALTPTGAWCEDAWLTTAMLAQTTERLKFLVAFRPGSVSPTLGAQMAATFQRHSGGRLLLNVVTGGESHEQRAYGDFLDKDARYARTGEFLHIVRELWAGRTVDLAGEHLRVEGARLSRVPDPVPEVYFGGSSPAAGDVAARYSDVYLTWGEPPAAVAEKISWIRALADKAGRQVRFGIRLHVIPRDTAAQAWAEAERLLAGFDPAAIAAVQAGLARSESEGQRRMLALHGGSTADLEISPNLWAGIGLVRGGAGTALVGSHTEVADRIADYHALGIDEFVLSGHPHVEEAYWFGEGVLPLLRARGLWTHPLDTVPGARDTAPAEIPFAGRT is encoded by the coding sequence CTTCCACTGGTTCCTGCCCACCTACGGTGACAGCCGCCGGGTCGTCGGCGGTGGCCACGGCACCCCGGCGGGCGCCGCGGGCGGCGACCGGCCGGCGACGCTCGGCTACCTCACCCAGATCGCCCGCGCCGCGGAGGACCTGGGCTTCGTCGGCGCGCTCACCCCGACGGGGGCGTGGTGCGAGGACGCCTGGCTGACCACGGCCATGCTCGCCCAGACCACCGAGCGGCTGAAGTTCCTGGTCGCCTTCCGCCCCGGCTCGGTCTCGCCGACGCTCGGCGCGCAGATGGCCGCGACCTTCCAGCGGCACTCCGGCGGGCGGCTGCTGCTCAACGTGGTCACCGGCGGCGAGAGCCACGAGCAGCGTGCCTACGGCGACTTCCTCGACAAGGACGCGCGCTACGCCCGCACCGGTGAGTTCCTGCACATCGTGCGGGAGTTGTGGGCGGGCCGCACGGTCGACCTGGCCGGCGAGCACCTGCGGGTGGAGGGGGCCAGGCTCAGCCGGGTGCCGGACCCGGTGCCGGAGGTCTACTTCGGCGGTTCCTCGCCGGCCGCCGGCGACGTCGCGGCGCGGTACAGCGACGTGTACCTCACCTGGGGCGAGCCGCCGGCCGCCGTCGCGGAGAAGATCAGCTGGATCCGGGCGCTGGCCGACAAGGCGGGCCGGCAGGTCAGGTTCGGCATCCGGCTGCACGTCATCCCGCGCGACACCGCCGCGCAGGCGTGGGCCGAGGCGGAGCGGCTGCTGGCCGGTTTCGACCCCGCCGCCATCGCCGCCGTCCAGGCGGGGCTGGCCCGCAGCGAGTCCGAGGGCCAGCGGCGGATGCTGGCGCTGCACGGCGGCAGCACGGCCGATCTGGAAATCTCGCCGAACCTGTGGGCCGGCATCGGCCTGGTCCGAGGCGGCGCCGGCACCGCGCTGGTCGGCAGCCACACCGAGGTCGCCGACCGGATCGCGGACTACCACGCCCTGGGCATCGACGAGTTCGTGCTGTCCGGTCACCCGCACGTGGAGGAGGCGTACTGGTTCGGCGAGGGCGTGCTCCCCCTGCTGCGCGCCCGCGGCCTGTGGACCCACCCCCTCGACACCGTCCCCGGCGCGCGGGACACCGCCCCCGCCGAGATCCCCTTCGCCGGCCGCACCTGA
- a CDS encoding DUF2637 domain-containing protein has protein sequence MLDPDWVAPRPVQLPEPFPEAQPDDTGTQWDIDAEFEYLFQSPVPAAAPPPQAARPAMPRVNHRRRRPRVVRVRRSAVLGMAIAGVTAAVTGTVSVLGAMVAYAPLRQLATPTTEGLASSWPLLVYGPWLVGSLSILNAAANRRSERAGWAAMILFSVIATALCVVHAPRTVTASAVAGLPPFSALASFLLLSRQITLLRPRRTKLPHQRKH, from the coding sequence GTGTTGGACCCCGACTGGGTCGCTCCCCGGCCGGTGCAGTTGCCGGAGCCCTTTCCCGAAGCGCAGCCCGACGACACCGGAACGCAATGGGACATCGATGCCGAGTTCGAGTACCTGTTCCAGTCGCCGGTCCCGGCGGCGGCCCCGCCGCCCCAGGCGGCCCGGCCCGCCATGCCACGGGTCAACCACCGCCGCAGACGTCCGCGCGTCGTGCGGGTGCGGCGGTCGGCCGTCCTCGGGATGGCCATCGCGGGGGTCACCGCCGCGGTCACCGGCACGGTGAGCGTGCTCGGCGCGATGGTCGCCTACGCTCCGCTGCGCCAGCTGGCCACCCCGACCACCGAGGGCCTGGCCTCCTCGTGGCCGCTGCTGGTGTACGGCCCGTGGCTCGTCGGCAGCCTGTCCATCCTGAACGCCGCCGCGAACCGGCGTTCAGAGCGGGCGGGGTGGGCCGCGATGATCCTCTTCTCCGTGATCGCCACGGCTCTGTGCGTCGTCCACGCCCCGAGAACGGTCACCGCGAGCGCCGTCGCCGGCCTGCCCCCCTTCTCCGCGCTGGCCAGCTTCCTGCTCCTCTCCCGCCAGATCACCCTTCTTCGCCCCCGCCGGACGAAGCTCCCGCACCAGCGCAAACACTGA
- a CDS encoding DUF3103 domain-containing protein, producing MIENPRTEGWFVWGMHSTDLPDAPGVPLLVVELPAVKEMIEMLAQGYVTGHELHEALDAFAQRISPPDSPSYYTERETTGYDCPHACPVCADARAEFDAIATESFMHKVRLADPDRYPYAAGKNTLHRSDCPRVARYVGRAELVGSAWSLACLPAFAHHGVCSTTWAAGMKVMTAEEATEWVRWQTDPRQGTGYKLCCHCLSPVPGPAADEESTFEVNYWPADSTATWG from the coding sequence ATGATTGAAAACCCGCGGACAGAAGGCTGGTTCGTCTGGGGCATGCACTCCACCGACCTTCCCGACGCCCCGGGCGTCCCCCTTCTGGTGGTGGAGCTCCCCGCAGTCAAGGAAATGATCGAGATGCTCGCGCAGGGATACGTCACCGGGCACGAACTCCACGAGGCGCTGGACGCCTTCGCCCAGCGGATCAGCCCGCCGGACTCCCCGAGCTACTACACCGAGAGGGAGACCACCGGCTACGACTGCCCGCACGCCTGCCCCGTGTGCGCCGACGCGAGAGCGGAGTTCGACGCGATCGCGACCGAGTCGTTCATGCACAAGGTGCGGCTCGCCGATCCGGACCGCTACCCCTACGCGGCAGGCAAGAACACCCTGCACCGGAGCGACTGCCCCCGGGTCGCGCGGTATGTCGGCCGGGCGGAACTGGTGGGTTCGGCATGGTCCCTCGCCTGCCTGCCCGCCTTCGCCCACCACGGGGTGTGCAGCACCACGTGGGCGGCCGGGATGAAGGTCATGACGGCGGAGGAGGCCACGGAATGGGTGAGGTGGCAGACCGACCCCCGCCAGGGCACCGGCTACAAACTCTGCTGCCACTGCCTGTCCCCCGTCCCCGGGCCCGCGGCCGACGAGGAGAGCACGTTCGAGGTCAACTACTGGCCCGCGGACAGCACGGCCACGTGGGGCTGA
- a CDS encoding DUF2785 domain-containing protein yields MRKDLLDWTAVAAENFAFPTGVAPRLIGDELAAMLVSPDPRVRDEHAYTAAAGWIRAGHLDDVLVAMGDTAAERFTHPEVQARAFAPLVLKCVLARGQRLPGAVPEAVALRWYAGFAAWYPYEADTRGWDDTTGWLHAVAHGADAAAAFAAALPDRRTALLELCAHRMTARPTGYRYVQFEDARLAAAITRTLLAPGLTAEQATGWLDVVAAAFADGGPGAVPAWAFNTFATLQSLHLHLNRGLAEGGVPPHAAEVTARVTEILRLPYHWLG; encoded by the coding sequence ATGCGCAAGGACCTCCTGGACTGGACTGCTGTCGCCGCTGAGAACTTCGCCTTCCCCACCGGGGTCGCGCCGCGGCTGATCGGCGACGAGTTGGCGGCGATGCTCGTCTCCCCCGACCCGCGGGTGCGCGACGAGCACGCCTACACGGCAGCCGCCGGCTGGATCCGCGCCGGGCATCTCGACGATGTGCTGGTCGCCATGGGCGACACCGCCGCCGAGCGCTTCACCCATCCCGAGGTCCAGGCACGCGCGTTCGCGCCGCTGGTGCTCAAGTGCGTGCTGGCCAGGGGCCAGAGGCTGCCGGGCGCCGTGCCGGAAGCGGTCGCGCTCCGCTGGTACGCCGGCTTCGCCGCCTGGTATCCGTACGAGGCCGACACCCGCGGCTGGGACGACACGACGGGCTGGCTGCACGCCGTCGCCCACGGCGCCGACGCGGCCGCGGCCTTCGCCGCCGCGCTGCCCGACCGCCGCACCGCCCTGCTGGAGCTGTGCGCACACCGCATGACGGCCCGGCCCACCGGCTACCGCTACGTCCAGTTCGAGGACGCGCGGCTGGCCGCGGCGATCACCCGCACCCTCCTCGCGCCCGGACTCACCGCCGAGCAGGCGACGGGCTGGCTCGACGTGGTGGCGGCCGCCTTCGCGGACGGCGGCCCCGGCGCCGTCCCGGCATGGGCCTTCAACACCTTCGCCACCCTGCAGTCCCTGCACCTCCACCTGAACCGCGGCCTGGCCGAGGGCGGTGTCCCGCCGCACGCCGCCGAAGTGACCGCCCGCGTCACCGAGATCCTCCGCCTGCCCTACCACTGGCTGGGCTGA
- a CDS encoding PRC-barrel domain containing protein yields the protein MTDKMWAYQATAGHRAGSDLSGFKVEATDGGIGRVSKYSDTVDSSYLVVDTGIWILGKHVLLPAGTVTSVDVLKRRILVARSKDDIKNAPEFDRSRATEDDAGYREQVGTYYGTPRN from the coding sequence GTGACTGACAAGATGTGGGCCTACCAGGCGACGGCCGGCCACCGCGCGGGATCGGACCTGAGCGGCTTCAAGGTCGAGGCGACCGACGGCGGGATCGGCAGGGTCTCCAAGTATTCCGACACCGTCGACTCCTCCTACCTCGTCGTGGACACCGGGATCTGGATCCTCGGCAAGCACGTCCTGCTCCCGGCGGGCACGGTCACCTCGGTGGACGTCCTGAAGCGGCGGATCCTGGTCGCCCGCTCCAAGGACGACATCAAGAACGCCCCCGAGTTCGACAGGAGCAGGGCCACCGAGGACGACGCCGGCTACCGCGAGCAGGTCGGTACGTACTACGGGACGCCGCGCAACTGA
- a CDS encoding serine/threonine-protein phosphatase, whose product MNVQRRRFQEIPVDRSEGFGERLLGVLLDRAHEMPPDLIAPLVAEEVARFGGRDVSVLLQDYEQLMLMPLPGRGLTVGAPQPIGESPAGAAFLGARTVEVPQDGGTRMFLPLLDGSDQVGVMALTLDTVGDDDRRLLRRLAGLVADMVVTKDSYTDLFTLARRRAPMSVAAEIQWSLLPPLRMAVPQVEIAGILEPAYDVAGDSFDYALNGDVLHLAMIDAMGHGLSAAVMATAAIGAYRHSRRSDVGLSGIYAYMDEVIAEQFGPEQFVTAQMMRLNVATGHLQWVNAGHPWPLLIRGDEVVGELEGSTTLPVGFGGQEPLVSERTLRPGDRVLCFTDGLVEEHSSGGEEFGLPQLIEVICDVARRRPGTRAMVRDLSRALKRARGGVTSDDATILLVEWRGGTADHLTVLD is encoded by the coding sequence GTGAACGTACAGCGGCGCCGGTTCCAGGAGATCCCGGTCGACCGGTCGGAGGGATTCGGGGAGCGCCTGCTGGGGGTGCTGCTCGACCGCGCCCACGAGATGCCGCCGGACCTCATCGCCCCGCTGGTCGCGGAGGAGGTGGCCAGGTTCGGCGGCCGCGACGTGTCCGTACTGCTCCAGGACTACGAGCAGTTGATGCTCATGCCGCTGCCCGGCCGGGGGCTCACGGTCGGGGCGCCGCAGCCCATCGGCGAATCCCCCGCGGGGGCGGCCTTCCTGGGGGCGCGGACCGTCGAGGTGCCGCAGGACGGCGGGACGAGGATGTTCCTGCCGCTGCTGGACGGCAGCGACCAGGTGGGGGTCATGGCCCTCACCCTGGACACGGTGGGTGACGACGACCGGCGGCTGCTGCGCCGGCTGGCCGGGCTGGTCGCCGACATGGTGGTCACCAAGGACAGCTACACCGACCTCTTCACCCTGGCCCGGCGGCGGGCCCCGATGAGCGTGGCCGCCGAGATCCAGTGGTCGCTGCTCCCGCCGCTGCGCATGGCCGTTCCCCAGGTGGAGATCGCCGGGATTCTGGAGCCCGCCTACGACGTGGCGGGCGACAGCTTCGACTACGCCCTGAACGGCGACGTCCTGCACCTCGCCATGATCGACGCGATGGGGCACGGGCTGAGCGCCGCCGTCATGGCCACCGCCGCCATCGGTGCCTACCGGCACTCCAGGAGGAGCGACGTCGGCCTGTCCGGGATCTACGCCTACATGGACGAGGTCATCGCCGAGCAGTTCGGGCCGGAGCAGTTCGTCACGGCCCAGATGATGCGGCTGAACGTGGCCACCGGCCACCTCCAGTGGGTCAACGCCGGCCACCCGTGGCCCCTGCTCATCCGCGGCGACGAGGTCGTCGGGGAGCTGGAGGGCAGTACGACCCTCCCGGTCGGATTCGGCGGCCAGGAACCCCTCGTCAGCGAGCGGACCCTGCGGCCCGGCGACCGCGTGCTGTGCTTCACCGACGGCCTCGTCGAGGAGCACTCCAGCGGGGGCGAGGAGTTCGGCCTCCCCCAGCTCATCGAGGTCATCTGCGACGTCGCGCGACGCCGGCCCGGCACCCGGGCCATGGTGCGCGACCTCTCACGCGCGCTGAAACGGGCCCGCGGCGGCGTCACCAGCGACGACGCGACGATCCTGCTCGTGGAATGGCGCGGCGGCACCGCGGACCACCTGACGGTGCTCGACTGA
- a CDS encoding VCBS repeat-containing protein: protein MVPATDRVLAAGVSGFLHQRQGVAGVVWTGYATGADRTLPALAGLPGASFVSAGGDALFWLDVNAGVLRVAAPDHDSPTTYPIPAGWTVADLAENGTRALAFKPVSSAGPGQLEVLDLGADGGVTPVPVTGLPDGALISATPTNGTTDGDRHGIVQYQARTGAATQYALVDLDTGAAVPVPGMSGATRVLLTPSDVAWVLRDTTHVATVVKMLPQSAVLDGSAASMTPASVTIPDLASYTFLPVGDHLLTVETQSLAAPAPKPLVDHPFGGGDATTVMGADLGAPAAASDGSVLSVGGADATVSGVHRYQAAAGGALADTTVLDLPPLPSTNAGLSLANGFLRHIENIPAAGAQQAHLALHNYPIAAGTDTGSGRFGGSYPATLPATALPCEAGKSCVRTVDGNWYGTSFLMADGPGPDSRIHSEIDGATSTMTVPLPFEGGRIVDASLDYQVVESATTQYVVQTGQREVSARGPVTGAALWDNTFWQASTTGAAGTVNAFDLTSYPTKAVRSIATGVACRPTELQVSQHWLYWSCGTTGHAGVYDLASGRKIAVPPGRALLGDGYLVQHDAAAGRLVMTDFHSGTAAAPVRLADLPDSGLTDDRGITFAVDRHGSDVAYVAADRTVHVLAPGVPASPLTATAPTGQQQVYPRSSSTGVFNAYITLDRPVDGWQLTISDAATGKTAATFNGGPAHEIVSVQWGGHLASGALALSGPYKWKLTATAGGAATAVQGASGTLVVFCGALRFRSYDCDGQQAMLGVRHGPYGGYEGHWWGATATGGLVDGGYTDDWIPGTGPGDTSALVPFGDINGDGTGDLLARDPSGVLTAYLGLGQAYFNTGEADVKRVRIGGGWNIYNTLLSTGDLNGDGHDDLVARDAAGVLWFYAGTGKSSLTSRVRIGGGWNTYTKLVATGDLTGDGAGDLVAVDGSGVMWRYSGNKQGGFTTRVKIGAGWTMYNTIVGFGDLSHDGNNDLVARDSAGRLWRYDGTASGVFSGARVQIGSGFNSYVGLY from the coding sequence ATGGTTCCGGCCACCGACCGCGTGCTGGCCGCCGGGGTCAGCGGCTTCCTGCACCAGCGGCAGGGGGTGGCCGGCGTGGTGTGGACGGGCTATGCCACCGGCGCCGACCGTACGCTGCCGGCCCTGGCCGGGCTTCCGGGCGCGAGTTTCGTGTCGGCGGGCGGCGACGCCCTCTTCTGGCTGGACGTCAACGCGGGTGTGCTCCGGGTCGCGGCGCCCGACCACGACTCGCCGACCACTTACCCGATCCCCGCCGGGTGGACCGTCGCGGATCTGGCGGAGAACGGGACCAGGGCGCTGGCGTTCAAGCCGGTGAGCTCGGCGGGTCCCGGGCAGCTGGAGGTGCTGGACCTGGGGGCGGACGGCGGCGTCACCCCTGTGCCGGTCACCGGCCTGCCCGACGGCGCGCTGATCTCGGCCACCCCGACGAACGGCACGACGGACGGCGATCGGCACGGGATCGTGCAGTACCAGGCCCGCACGGGGGCGGCGACGCAGTACGCCCTGGTGGACCTCGACACCGGCGCGGCCGTCCCCGTACCGGGGATGAGCGGCGCCACGCGGGTGCTCCTCACGCCCTCGGACGTCGCCTGGGTGCTGCGCGACACCACGCACGTCGCGACGGTGGTCAAGATGCTGCCGCAGAGCGCCGTCCTGGACGGCTCCGCCGCCTCCATGACGCCCGCCTCGGTGACCATCCCCGACCTGGCGTCGTACACCTTCCTGCCGGTCGGCGACCACCTGCTGACCGTCGAGACGCAGTCCCTCGCCGCGCCGGCCCCCAAGCCCCTGGTCGACCACCCCTTCGGCGGCGGCGACGCGACGACCGTGATGGGTGCCGACCTCGGGGCGCCGGCCGCGGCCTCCGACGGCTCGGTGCTCTCCGTCGGCGGGGCGGACGCCACCGTGTCGGGGGTGCACCGCTACCAGGCCGCGGCGGGCGGCGCGCTGGCCGACACCACCGTGCTCGACCTGCCGCCCCTGCCGTCGACCAACGCGGGGCTCTCGCTGGCCAACGGATTCCTGCGGCACATCGAGAACATCCCGGCCGCCGGCGCCCAGCAGGCGCACCTGGCCCTGCACAACTACCCGATCGCAGCGGGCACGGACACCGGCTCGGGCCGCTTCGGCGGGTCGTACCCCGCGACCCTGCCGGCCACCGCGCTGCCCTGCGAGGCCGGCAAGAGCTGCGTGCGCACCGTCGACGGCAACTGGTACGGGACGTCCTTCCTGATGGCCGACGGGCCCGGCCCCGACAGCCGGATCCACAGCGAGATCGACGGCGCCACCAGCACGATGACCGTCCCGCTGCCCTTCGAGGGCGGGCGGATCGTGGACGCCTCGCTCGACTACCAGGTGGTCGAGAGCGCGACGACGCAGTACGTGGTCCAGACCGGCCAGCGGGAGGTCAGCGCGCGGGGACCGGTCACCGGCGCCGCCCTGTGGGACAACACCTTCTGGCAGGCGTCGACGACCGGGGCCGCGGGTACGGTCAACGCCTTCGACCTGACCTCCTACCCGACCAAGGCCGTCCGCAGCATCGCGACCGGGGTCGCGTGCCGCCCGACCGAACTCCAGGTCTCCCAGCACTGGCTCTACTGGTCCTGCGGGACCACCGGCCACGCGGGCGTCTACGACCTCGCCTCCGGGCGGAAGATCGCCGTGCCCCCGGGGCGGGCGCTGCTCGGCGACGGCTACCTGGTGCAGCACGACGCCGCCGCGGGCCGGCTGGTCATGACCGACTTCCACTCGGGCACGGCGGCAGCTCCCGTCAGGCTCGCCGACCTGCCCGACTCCGGGCTCACCGACGACCGCGGCATCACCTTCGCCGTCGACCGCCACGGCTCGGACGTCGCCTACGTCGCGGCCGACCGCACCGTGCACGTGCTCGCGCCCGGCGTGCCGGCCTCCCCGCTGACCGCGACCGCGCCGACCGGCCAGCAGCAGGTCTACCCGAGGTCCAGCAGCACGGGCGTCTTCAACGCCTACATCACCCTCGACCGTCCGGTGGACGGCTGGCAGCTGACCATCAGCGACGCCGCCACCGGCAAGACCGCCGCCACCTTCAACGGCGGCCCGGCGCACGAGATCGTGAGCGTGCAGTGGGGCGGCCACCTCGCAAGCGGCGCCCTGGCGCTGAGCGGCCCGTACAAGTGGAAGCTCACCGCGACCGCCGGCGGCGCCGCCACCGCCGTCCAGGGCGCGTCCGGCACGCTCGTGGTCTTCTGCGGGGCGCTGCGCTTCCGCAGCTACGACTGCGACGGCCAGCAGGCCATGCTCGGCGTCAGGCACGGCCCCTACGGCGGCTACGAAGGCCACTGGTGGGGCGCCACCGCGACGGGCGGCCTGGTCGACGGCGGATACACCGACGACTGGATTCCCGGCACGGGCCCGGGTGACACCTCCGCGCTGGTCCCCTTCGGCGACATCAACGGCGACGGCACGGGCGACCTGCTGGCGCGCGACCCGTCCGGTGTCCTCACCGCCTACCTCGGCTTGGGCCAGGCGTACTTCAACACCGGGGAAGCCGACGTCAAGCGCGTCCGCATCGGCGGCGGCTGGAACATCTACAACACGCTGCTGTCCACCGGCGACCTCAACGGGGACGGGCACGACGACCTCGTCGCCCGCGACGCCGCGGGAGTGCTGTGGTTCTACGCCGGCACCGGGAAGTCGTCCCTCACGTCCCGGGTGCGGATCGGCGGCGGCTGGAACACGTACACCAAGCTGGTCGCGACGGGCGACCTCACCGGTGACGGCGCCGGGGACCTGGTCGCCGTGGACGGCTCGGGTGTGATGTGGCGCTACAGCGGCAACAAGCAGGGCGGCTTCACGACCCGGGTGAAGATCGGCGCGGGCTGGACGATGTACAACACGATCGTCGGCTTCGGCGACCTGAGCCACGACGGCAACAACGACCTCGTCGCCCGTGACTCCGCGGGCCGCCTGTGGCGCTACGACGGCACGGCGTCGGGCGTCTTCAGCGGTGCCCGGGTGCAGATCGGCTCGGGCTTCAACTCCTACGTCGGCCTCTACTGA
- a CDS encoding WhiB family transcriptional regulator has protein sequence MTPDWQNRAACRDEDPELFFPVGNSGPALLKIEEAKTVCRRCPVMGECREWALETGQDSGVWGGLSEDERRTMRRRAQRARARRD, from the coding sequence ATGACCCCCGACTGGCAGAACCGCGCCGCGTGCCGTGACGAGGACCCCGAGCTGTTCTTCCCCGTCGGCAATTCCGGCCCCGCGCTTCTGAAGATCGAGGAAGCCAAGACCGTCTGCCGCAGGTGCCCCGTCATGGGCGAGTGCCGCGAGTGGGCGCTGGAGACCGGGCAGGACTCCGGTGTCTGGGGCGGACTCAGCGAGGACGAACGCCGCACGATGAGGCGCCGCGCCCAGCGCGCCCGCGCCCGTCGTGACTAG
- a CDS encoding aldo/keto reductase → MRYRLLGQTGLRVSELFLGAMTFGEQGGVGAPPEECGRMLDAYADAGGNVVDTAINYRGGESEAILGELLEGRRDRFVLATKYTVSRDGSDPNAAGNHRKNLTLSLETSLRRLRTDYIDLYWVHLWDRHTPVEETMRALDDAVRTGKILYVGISDAPAWVVSRANTLAEWRGWTPFAGLQVPYSLLNRDSERELLPMAEAFGMSVAAWGPLAGGVLSGKFTRPGGPGGATRVAPESLGERELAAARAVQEVAGELGVTASQVAIAWTRARSRAVHPIIGARSVEQLKDNLGALDVALPAEAVERLEAAVDFTAGFPTDFIDQTGPWVFGDASARVDGRA, encoded by the coding sequence GTGCGGTACCGGCTGCTGGGCCAGACCGGGTTGCGTGTCTCGGAGTTGTTCCTGGGTGCGATGACCTTCGGTGAGCAGGGCGGCGTGGGGGCGCCGCCGGAGGAGTGCGGGCGCATGCTCGACGCGTACGCCGACGCCGGCGGGAATGTGGTCGACACGGCGATCAACTACCGGGGCGGGGAGAGCGAGGCCATCCTGGGGGAGCTGCTCGAAGGCCGCCGCGACCGCTTCGTGCTGGCCACGAAATACACCGTCTCCCGGGACGGCAGCGACCCGAACGCCGCGGGCAACCACCGCAAGAACCTCACCCTGTCGCTGGAGACGAGCCTGCGGCGGCTCCGCACCGACTACATCGACCTCTACTGGGTGCACCTGTGGGACCGGCACACCCCGGTCGAGGAGACGATGCGGGCCCTGGACGACGCCGTGCGCACCGGGAAGATCCTCTACGTGGGCATCTCCGACGCCCCCGCATGGGTCGTCTCCCGCGCCAACACCCTTGCCGAGTGGCGCGGTTGGACGCCCTTCGCGGGCCTCCAGGTCCCCTACAGCCTGCTCAACCGCGACAGCGAGCGCGAACTGCTGCCCATGGCCGAGGCGTTCGGGATGAGCGTGGCCGCCTGGGGGCCGCTGGCCGGCGGGGTGCTCTCGGGCAAGTTCACCCGGCCCGGCGGACCCGGCGGGGCCACCCGGGTCGCGCCCGAGTCGCTCGGCGAGCGCGAACTGGCCGCGGCGCGGGCCGTGCAGGAGGTCGCGGGCGAGCTGGGGGTCACCGCGTCGCAGGTGGCCATCGCCTGGACCCGCGCCCGGTCCCGTGCCGTCCACCCGATCATCGGCGCCCGGAGCGTGGAGCAGCTCAAGGACAACCTCGGCGCCCTCGACGTCGCGCTGCCCGCGGAGGCGGTCGAACGCCTGGAGGCGGCGGTGGACTTCACCGCGGGCTTCCCCACCGACTTCATCGACCAGACCGGCCCGTGGGTCTTCGGCGACGCGTCGGCGAGGGTCGACGGGAGGGCCTGA
- a CDS encoding alpha/beta fold hydrolase codes for MAAGTAFVLVPGLHTGGWIWQEVAGRLREAGAEAYCLTLSGMGEREGGAGADLESHIADVLRAVRETGAREVVLVGHCYGVHPVVGAADRLPDRVARIVLVDTPMPQDGDPPAALVPEQALREEALRRIGGPGAEGVSAPPSEEGWRGRGSFEGLGPAGAERLVRQAVPQPWATLAQPLRLNGSAGASGTVPVTGVLCAANGSSLAMVERALALGDPRLAYLAAPHVSYLEMATGHWPMLSEPDATARVLLRAAAGEGAAARGPSAAEPPAHLRPFLIDVPERPRERVGRVDLHLPDGDGPGPAVVLVHGGPVPEGARPTPRDWPALVGYARLLADLGAVGATVDHRLHGLSDFERAARDVRDAVALVRAHPRVDAERVALWFLSVGGLIAADWLAAPPPWLRCLALSYPLLAPLPGWGVGPRFRPAEAVRGAGRLPVVLTRVGRERPEFAATVGDFLAAAHTAGVDVRVVDVPSAEHGFETRDDSEEAREAVGVAARAVLSRL; via the coding sequence ATGGCGGCTGGTACGGCGTTCGTCCTGGTGCCGGGGCTGCACACCGGCGGATGGATCTGGCAGGAGGTGGCCGGGCGGCTGCGGGAGGCGGGCGCGGAGGCGTACTGCCTGACGCTCAGCGGCATGGGCGAACGGGAAGGGGGCGCGGGCGCGGACCTTGAGTCGCACATCGCGGACGTGCTGCGGGCGGTGCGGGAGACCGGCGCGCGCGAGGTCGTGCTGGTCGGCCACTGCTACGGCGTCCACCCGGTGGTCGGCGCGGCGGACCGGCTGCCGGACCGGGTCGCGCGGATCGTCCTGGTCGACACCCCGATGCCGCAGGACGGGGACCCGCCGGCCGCGCTCGTACCGGAGCAGGCCCTGCGCGAGGAGGCGCTGCGGCGGATCGGGGGGCCGGGAGCCGAAGGGGTGTCGGCGCCGCCGTCGGAGGAGGGGTGGCGCGGGCGCGGCAGTTTCGAGGGGCTCGGCCCGGCAGGGGCGGAACGCCTGGTGCGGCAGGCCGTGCCGCAGCCGTGGGCGACGCTGGCGCAGCCGCTGCGGTTGAACGGCTCCGCGGGCGCGTCCGGCACGGTGCCGGTGACCGGCGTGCTGTGCGCCGCGAACGGGTCGAGCCTCGCGATGGTCGAGAGGGCGCTCGCCCTCGGCGACCCCCGGCTCGCCTACCTCGCCGCCCCGCACGTGAGTTACCTGGAAATGGCCACCGGGCACTGGCCGATGCTGTCGGAACCGGACGCGACGGCCCGGGTCCTGCTGCGCGCCGCGGCGGGCGAGGGGGCCGCCGCGCGCGGGCCGTCGGCGGCCGAACCGCCCGCGCACCTGCGGCCGTTCCTCATCGACGTGCCGGAGCGCCCGCGCGAGCGGGTGGGCCGGGTGGACCTCCACCTGCCCGACGGGGACGGGCCCGGCCCCGCGGTGGTGCTCGTGCACGGCGGGCCCGTCCCCGAGGGGGCGCGGCCCACACCGCGCGACTGGCCGGCCCTGGTCGGCTACGCCCGCCTCCTGGCGGACCTCGGCGCGGTCGGCGCCACGGTGGACCACCGGCTGCACGGCCTGTCCGACTTCGAGCGGGCGGCGCGGGACGTACGGGACGCGGTCGCGCTGGTGCGGGCGCACCCGCGGGTCGACGCCGAGCGGGTGGCGCTGTGGTTCCTGTCGGTGGGCGGGCTGATCGCGGCGGACTGGCTCGCGGCGCCGCCGCCCTGGCTGCGGTGCCTCGCGCTGTCGTATCCGCTGCTTGCGCCGCTGCCGGGGTGGGGGGTGGGGCCGCGCTTCCGGCCCGCGGAGGCGGTGCGCGGCGCGGGGCGGCTGCCGGTCGTGCTGACCCGGGTGGGCCGCGAGCGCCCCGAGTTCGCCGCGACGGTGGGGGACTTCCTGGCGGCCGCGCACACCGCGGGGGTGGACGTCAGGGTCGTCGACGTGCCGTCGGCGGAGCACGGCTTCGAGACGCGGGACGACTCCGAGGAGGCCCGCGAGGCCGTCGGCGTCGCGGCCCGCGCGGTCCTCTCCCGCCTGTGA